A region of Burkholderiales bacterium JOSHI_001 DNA encodes the following proteins:
- a CDS encoding hypothetical protein (PFAM: Protein of unknown function (DUF808)), with the protein MAASSLLALIDDIATVLDDVALLTKVAAKKTAGVLGDDLALNAQQVTGVAAERELPVVWAVAKGSFINKAILVPLALAISAFIPWAVTPLLMVGGAFLCFEGFEKLAHRWMHSAAEDEAHRQALSDALVNTQVDLVAFERDKIKGAVRTDFILSAEIIAITLGTVATQPLLTQVGVLAVVAVVMTVGVYGFVAGIVKLDDLGLLLTRNGRAGAGAALGRAILRAAPWLMKALSVAGTAAMFLVGGGILVHGLPVLHHALQNALQGLGGALQVLVESGANALVGLLAGALVLAVVVGVQKLRAGVTH; encoded by the coding sequence ATGGCCGCTTCCAGCCTGCTTGCCCTGATCGACGACATCGCCACCGTGCTGGACGATGTGGCCTTGCTGACCAAGGTGGCGGCCAAGAAGACCGCCGGCGTGCTGGGCGACGACCTGGCGCTGAACGCCCAGCAGGTGACCGGTGTGGCGGCCGAGCGAGAACTGCCGGTGGTGTGGGCGGTGGCCAAGGGCTCGTTCATCAACAAGGCCATCCTGGTGCCGCTGGCGCTGGCGATCAGCGCCTTCATCCCCTGGGCGGTGACGCCGCTGCTGATGGTGGGCGGTGCCTTCCTGTGCTTTGAAGGCTTCGAGAAGCTGGCCCACCGGTGGATGCACAGCGCGGCCGAGGACGAGGCCCACCGCCAGGCCTTGTCCGATGCCCTGGTCAACACCCAGGTGGACCTGGTGGCCTTCGAGCGCGACAAGATCAAGGGCGCGGTGCGCACCGACTTCATCCTGTCGGCCGAAATCATCGCCATCACGCTGGGCACGGTGGCCACGCAGCCCTTGTTGACGCAGGTGGGTGTGCTGGCCGTGGTGGCCGTGGTGATGACGGTGGGGGTGTATGGCTTCGTGGCCGGCATCGTGAAGCTGGACGACCTGGGCCTGCTCCTCACGCGCAACGGCCGGGCCGGCGCCGGCGCCGCGCTGGGCCGCGCCATCCTGCGCGCTGCGCCCTGGCTGATGAAGGCCTTGTCGGTGGCCGGCACCGCGGCCATGTTCCTGGTGGGCGGCGGCATCCTGGTGCATGGCCTGCCGGTGCTGCACCACGCCCTTCAGAACGCGCTGCAGGGCCTGGGCGGCGCGCTGCAGGTGCTGGTGGAAAGCGGTGCCAATGCGTTGGTGGGCCTGCTCGCCGGCGCGCTGGTGCTGGCCGTGGTGGTGGGCGTGCAGAAGCTGCGCGCGGGCGTGACGCATTGA
- a CDS encoding glycerol-3-phosphate O-acyltransferase (PFAM: Acyltransferase), whose translation MNQTITLPLWLALLVAALAAWALLDRLLMPSARWWVKSRADRVLRDVGLRLKIQIRPFQKVRRQALIDRLIFDDKVQQAAQAFADNRNMPREVALDQVQRYAREIVPAFNAYVYFRIGYWLARGVSRSLYRVRIGYTDDAGLNAIPENATVVFVMNHRSNMDYVIASYLAAERAALSYAVGEWARVWGLQQLIRAMGAYFVRRDSKDELYRRVLERYIAMATEAGVTQAVYPEGGLTRDGRLREPRFGVLDYMLRGFHAQASGEQGRDLVFVPLGLNYDRVLEDRTQLLAGNPQAPRPGRAAALARTLGFLAQQAGLVLRSRWHRLGYACVNFGTPVSVRAWSQAHGVDWEHLPKDQRHAQVAALGRHLMDQVGALVPVLPVPLVATVLLQAPAAGLSDLEIKAAVAALVQRLQASGAHLYLPRSDWDYAVSAGLRMLSLRHLVLDRDGLFSVAPGEQPLLAYYANSIVHLLPATAPQ comes from the coding sequence ATGAACCAGACCATCACCTTGCCGCTGTGGCTGGCGCTGCTGGTGGCGGCGCTGGCCGCCTGGGCGCTGCTGGACCGGCTGCTGATGCCCAGCGCGCGCTGGTGGGTGAAGAGCCGCGCCGACCGCGTGCTGCGCGACGTGGGCCTGCGGCTGAAGATCCAGATCCGGCCGTTCCAGAAAGTGCGGCGGCAGGCGCTGATTGACCGCCTGATCTTCGACGACAAGGTGCAGCAGGCCGCGCAGGCCTTCGCCGACAACCGCAACATGCCGCGCGAAGTGGCACTGGACCAGGTGCAGCGCTATGCGCGCGAGATCGTGCCGGCCTTCAACGCCTATGTGTACTTCCGCATCGGCTACTGGCTGGCGCGCGGCGTCTCACGCTCGCTGTACCGCGTGCGCATCGGCTACACCGACGACGCCGGCCTGAACGCCATTCCGGAAAACGCCACGGTGGTGTTCGTCATGAACCACCGCAGCAACATGGACTACGTGATCGCCAGCTACCTGGCGGCCGAACGCGCGGCGCTGTCCTACGCGGTGGGCGAATGGGCGCGGGTGTGGGGGCTGCAGCAGTTGATCCGCGCCATGGGCGCCTACTTCGTGCGGCGCGACTCCAAGGACGAACTCTACCGCCGCGTGCTGGAACGCTACATCGCCATGGCCACCGAGGCCGGTGTCACGCAGGCCGTGTACCCCGAAGGCGGGCTCACGCGCGACGGCCGCCTGCGCGAACCGCGCTTCGGCGTGCTGGACTACATGCTGCGCGGCTTCCATGCCCAGGCCAGCGGGGAACAGGGGCGCGACCTGGTCTTCGTGCCCCTGGGCCTGAACTACGACCGCGTGCTGGAGGACCGCACCCAGTTGCTGGCCGGCAACCCGCAGGCGCCACGGCCCGGTCGGGCGGCGGCACTGGCCCGCACCCTGGGCTTCCTGGCCCAGCAGGCGGGCCTGGTGCTGCGCAGCCGCTGGCACCGCCTGGGCTATGCCTGCGTGAACTTCGGCACCCCGGTGTCGGTGCGGGCCTGGAGCCAGGCGCACGGCGTGGACTGGGAACACCTGCCCAAGGACCAGCGCCATGCGCAGGTGGCCGCGCTGGGCCGCCACCTGATGGACCAGGTGGGCGCCCTGGTGCCGGTGCTGCCGGTGCCGCTGGTGGCCACGGTGCTGCTGCAGGCCCCCGCGGCCGGGCTGTCCGACCTGGAGATCAAGGCGGCAGTGGCGGCGCTGGTGCAGCGCCTGCAGGCCAGCGGCGCCCACCTCTACCTGCCGCGCAGCGACTGGGACTACGCCGTGAGTGCCGGCCTGCGCATGCTGAGCCTGCGCCACCTGGTTCTGGATCGGGATGGCCTGTTCAGTGTGGCCCCAGGCGAACAGCCGCTGCTGGCCTACTACGCCAACTCCATCGTGCACCTGCTGCCCGCGACGGCGCCCCAATGA
- a CDS encoding putative Fe-S oxidoreductase (PFAM: Uncharacterised protein family (UPF0153)), whose translation MNPEPNPEPTAIPGAADLEEGLRFLHTLGMQSKMDLVAANTRLLALVEELVASGTLDLQAFDERRRKVSEREAARMTREAHVKVLVDETEDKYALADLPQIDCVARLPLCRARCCALSFALSFQDLNERVVQWDYGRPYHIRQRADGYCVHNQAGGCQCTVYEHRPAVCRQYDCRQDSRIWKDFDARVPADPASQDPPTP comes from the coding sequence ATGAACCCCGAGCCCAACCCGGAACCCACCGCCATCCCCGGCGCGGCCGACCTGGAGGAGGGCCTGCGCTTCCTGCACACGCTGGGCATGCAGTCGAAGATGGACCTGGTGGCCGCCAACACCCGCCTGCTGGCGCTGGTGGAAGAACTGGTGGCCAGTGGCACGCTGGATCTGCAGGCCTTTGACGAAAGGCGACGCAAGGTGTCCGAGCGCGAAGCCGCACGCATGACGCGCGAGGCCCACGTCAAGGTGCTGGTGGACGAGACCGAGGACAAGTACGCGCTGGCCGACCTGCCGCAGATCGACTGCGTGGCCCGCCTGCCGCTGTGCCGCGCACGTTGCTGCGCCCTGAGCTTCGCGCTGTCCTTCCAGGACTTGAACGAACGCGTGGTGCAGTGGGACTATGGCCGGCCGTACCACATCCGCCAGCGTGCCGACGGCTACTGCGTCCACAACCAGGCCGGCGGTTGCCAATGCACGGTGTACGAGCACCGCCCGGCGGTGTGCCGCCAGTACGACTGCCGCCAGGACAGCCGCATCTGGAAAGACTTCGACGCCCGCGTCCCCGCCGACCCAGCATCACAGGATCCGCCCACGCCATGA
- a CDS encoding putative dithiol-disulfide isomerase involved in polyketide biosynthesis (PFAM: DSBA-like thioredoxin domain), producing MNTAPARLDIAIVSDVVCPWCFVGHGQLEQALAAWTAQHPGQPEPKLRWYPFQLNPEMPPQGMARSAYMAAKFGNADLDAIHQRLEAAAQTAGVALQLGRITQQPNTLKAHTLINLAADAGLQTAVAHALFQAYFHDGRDLSDDGQLRAVAADAGLNEEIITSALDDPGQQARVAGLDADLRQQGVSGVPLFVFTREGTDHQAVVSGAQGRDALLQAMAQCMAT from the coding sequence ATGAACACCGCCCCTGCCCGCCTGGACATCGCCATCGTCTCCGACGTGGTCTGCCCCTGGTGCTTTGTCGGCCATGGCCAGCTGGAACAGGCCCTGGCGGCCTGGACCGCGCAACACCCCGGCCAGCCGGAACCGAAGCTGCGCTGGTACCCCTTCCAGCTGAACCCCGAGATGCCGCCGCAGGGCATGGCGCGCAGCGCCTACATGGCCGCCAAGTTCGGCAACGCCGACCTGGACGCCATCCACCAACGCCTGGAGGCCGCGGCACAAACCGCCGGCGTGGCGCTGCAACTGGGCCGCATCACCCAGCAGCCCAACACCCTGAAGGCCCACACCCTGATCAACCTGGCAGCCGACGCCGGCTTGCAGACCGCGGTGGCCCATGCGCTGTTCCAGGCCTACTTCCACGACGGCCGCGACCTGAGCGACGACGGGCAACTTCGCGCGGTGGCGGCTGATGCCGGTTTGAACGAAGAGATCATCACCAGCGCGCTGGACGACCCCGGCCAGCAGGCCCGCGTGGCGGGGCTGGACGCCGACCTGCGCCAGCAGGGCGTGTCGGGCGTGCCACTGTTCGTGTTCACCCGCGAGGGCACCGACCACCAGGCGGTGGTCAGCGGCGCCCAGGGCCGCGATGCCCTGCTGCAGGCCATGGCGCAGTGCATGGCCACCTGA